In one window of Streptomyces griseus subsp. griseus DNA:
- a CDS encoding MarR family winged helix-turn-helix transcriptional regulator, with product MDASDSPDVGATDAPAAAERSHHPDRDRDPDGMLAEQLLRLTRRLHRIQSRQLEPIGITPAQFRLLRTVASYDAAPRMADLAQRLDVVPRAVTTLVDALEASGRVRRAPDPDSRRVVRIEITDEGRATLRSLRNARRAAAEEILAPLTAGQREVLGGLLSALVDGMPERHC from the coding sequence ATGGACGCCTCAGATTCCCCCGACGTCGGTGCCACGGATGCGCCGGCCGCCGCCGAGCGGTCCCACCACCCTGACCGGGACCGTGACCCCGACGGCATGCTCGCCGAGCAGCTGCTGCGGCTGACGCGGCGGCTCCACCGCATCCAGAGCCGCCAGCTGGAGCCGATCGGCATCACCCCGGCCCAGTTCCGGCTGCTGCGGACCGTCGCGAGCTATGACGCGGCACCCCGGATGGCCGATCTCGCCCAGCGCCTGGATGTCGTCCCCCGCGCCGTGACGACGCTGGTCGACGCCCTGGAGGCGAGCGGGCGGGTCCGCCGCGCCCCGGATCCGGACAGCCGCCGGGTGGTCCGCATCGAGATCACCGACGAGGGGCGCGCCACGCTGCGTTCCCTGCGCAACGCGCGCCGGGCCGCCGCGGAGGAGATCCTGGCTCCACTGACCGCCGGGCAGCGCGAGGTGCTCGGCGGGCTGCTCTCCGCTCTGGTCGACGGAATGCCGGAGCGCCACTGCTGA